A single region of the Pyricularia oryzae 70-15 chromosome 4, whole genome shotgun sequence genome encodes:
- a CDS encoding endo-1,4-beta-xylanase I — protein sequence MVSFTTILVAATAALVAANPVPPSIDEMREIYVKSRDLHARGGTPSSTGTHDGFYYSWWTDNGAQATYTNNAGGSYSITWSGNGNLVGGKGWNPGSARNVTYSANYRPNGNSYLSVYGWTRNPLVEYYVVENFGTYDPSSQASRKGTINVDGATYQVAQSTRTNQPSIDGTRTFQQYWSVRQQKRSSGTVDMKKHFDAWASMGMKLGTHDYQIVATEGYFSSGSSTVTIQR from the exons ATGGTCTCCTTCACCACCATCCTCGTCGCCGCCACGGCCGCCCTTGTCGCGGCCAACCCGGTCCCGCCGTCCATCGACGAGATGCGCGAGATTTACGTCAAGTCGCGCGACCTCCACGCCCGGGGCGGCACCCCCAGCTCCACGGGCACGCACGACGGCTTCTACTATTCCTGGTGGACCGACAACGGGGCCCAGGCCACCTACACCAACAACGCTGGAGGGTCCTACAGCATCACCTGGTCCGGCAACGGCAACCTCGTCGGCGGCAAGGGGTGGAACCCGGGGAGTGCTCG CAATGTCACCTACTCTGCCAACTACCGCCCCAACGGCAACTCGTACCTGTCCGTCTACGGGTGGACGCGCAACCCGCTCGTCGAGTACTACGTGGTCGAGAACTTTGGCACGTACGACCCGTCCTCGCAGGCCTCGCGCAAGGGCACCATCAACGTCGACGGCGCCACGTACCAGGTCGCCCAGTCGACGCGCACCAACCAGCCGTCCATCGACGGCACCCGCACCTTTCAGCAGTACTGGTCCGTCCGCCAGCAGAAGCGGAGCTCCGGCACCGTCGACATGAAGAAGCACTTTGACGCCTGGGCCTCCATGGGCATGAAGCTCGGCACCCACGACTACCAGATCGTCGCCACCGAGGGCTACTTTAGCAGCGGCTCTTCCACCGTCACCATCCAGCGGTGA
- a CDS encoding amino acid transporter, protein METYTGQPPMGNTAAATAGGGTTTPESEKHIHPATDGNNNNNNNSNNGYDSNNSSDVYREKKTPPLTPPATDGSVDRAMGENIFSEGGKNYRTVGRWNTALILITNQIGLGILALPSVVQTLGIVPAVIAIIGIGLLSTYTAYELLQFYRRHPHVVNAVDMARIVGGRPLEVIMGVSLVTKMGLTCASTIVTISVALNTLSSHGVCTAGFIGIAALGCWLLCLPRTFKFIAHIGIPSTISIVAAVLIVIISLGVGNPQGAPPGWSRDVAVVQVVGNPSFREGVAACLNVCYAYAGNIAFVSNMAEMRNPSRDFVPALLVLQAVAIPLYLIAGLAIYCLAGEFTTSPSLGSAPRVAAKVAYGIALPCVLATGAVFGHTAIKYIYVVAMKRIGATGELTSRTVKSWAVWVGCATLFWLLAFVVANAIPIFSSILAISSATFIAWFTFGISAVFWFHMNWHDGTLFSGWRKICLFVLNVFIIVLALFMNSAGLWSAATGLQQVFDNAENEIKGPFTCANNAIF, encoded by the coding sequence ATGGAGACGTACACGGGACAGCCGCCCATGGGCAACACGGCAGCCGCGACGGCTGGAGGGGGAACGACGACGCCCGAGTCCGAGAAGCACATCCACCCGGCGACCgacggcaacaacaacaacaacaacaacagcaacaacggctacgacagcaacaacagcagcgacGTGTACCGCGAAAAGAAGACGCCTCCGCTCACGCCGCCGGCCACAGACGGCAGCGTGGACCGGGCGATGGGCGAAAACATCTTTAGCGAGGGCGGCAAGAACTACCGGACGGTCGGGCGGTGGAACACGGCGCTCATCCTCATCACGAACCAGATCGGGCTGGGGATCCTGGCGCTGCCCAGCGTGGTGCAGACGCTGGGGATCGTGCCGGCGGTGATCGCCATCATCGGCATCGGCCTGCTGTCGACGTACACGGCCTACGAGCTGCTGCAGTTCTACCGGCGGCACCCGCACGTGGTCAACGCGGTGGACATGGCGCGCATCGTGGGGGGCCGGCCGCTCGAGGTCATCATGGGGGTCAGCCTGGTGACCAAGATGGGGCTGACGTGCGCGTCGACCATCGTCACCATCAGCGTGGCGCTCAACACGCTGTCCAGCCACGGCGTCTGCACGGCGGGCTTCATCGGCATCGCCGCCCTGGGCTGCTGGCTGCTGTGCCTGCCGCGGACCTTCAAGTTCATCGCGCACATCGGCATCCCCTCCACCATCTCCATCGTGGCCGCCGTgctcatcgtcatcatcagcCTGGGCGTCGGGAACCCGCAGGGCGCGCCCCCGGGCTGGTCCAGGGACGTGGCCGTCGTGCAGGTGGTCGGCAACCCCAGCTTCCGCGAGGGCGTGGCCGCCTGCCTCAACGTGTGCTACGCCTACGCCGGCAACATCGCCTTTGTGAGCAACATGGCCGAGATGCGCAACCCGAGCCGCGACTTCGTGCCCGCCCTGCTCGTGCTGCAGGCCGTCGCCATCCCGCTGTACCTCATCGCCGGCCTGGCCATTTATTGCCTCGCCGGCGAGTTCACCACCAGCCCGTCGCTGGGctcggcgccgcgcgtcGCCGCCAAGGTGGCCTACGGCATCGCGCTGCCGTGCGTGCTGGCCACGGGCGCCGTGTTTGGCCACACGGCCATCAAGTACATCTACGTGGTCGCCATGAAGCGGATCGGGGCGACGGGCGAGCTGACGTCGCGGACGGTCAAGAGCTGGGCCGTGTGGGTCGGGTGCGCCACGCTgttctggctgctggcctttgTGGTGGCCAACGCCATCCCCATCTTCAGCTCCATCCTGGCCATCTCGTCGGCCACCTTTATCGCCTGGTTCACCTTTGGCATCTCGGCCGTCTTTTGGTTCCACATGAACTGGCACGACGGCACCCTGTTTAGCGGCTGGCGCAAGATCTGCCTGTTCGTCCTCAACGTCTTCATCATCGTGCTGGCCCTGTTTATGAACTCGGCCGGCCTGTGGTCCGCCGCCACGGGGCTGCAGCAGGTGTTTGACAATGCCGAGAATGAGATCAAGGGGCCTTTTACCTGTGCCAACAATGCCATCTTTTAG